One genomic window of Metopolophium dirhodum isolate CAU chromosome 4, ASM1992520v1, whole genome shotgun sequence includes the following:
- the LOC132942543 gene encoding insulin-degrading enzyme isoform X1, whose product MHCLRSIVFSLLSVLAIAVFNVHCSDVPLPIQRHGMVYKYSRFFSPLKSLAMSEKVERRIDDIEKSIGDSRIYRGLVMKNGLTALLISDPDTDKSAASLSVAVGSLSEPKDLPGLAHFCEHMLFLGTKKYPTENEFTQFLTQNGGSYNAYTANDHTNYYFSTKTESLKPSLDRFAQFFLEPLFTTSATEREIGAVNSEHEKNVADDFWRLAQLEKNAADPNHSYNQFGTGTKETLWDLPKSKNVSVRDQLLEFHSKWYSSHLMYLTILGKEDLNTLEELAVSLFGDIKRKDVERPYWNDPIYKEEQLATKTVVVPVKDIRVLSVNFLIPDQSKYYRSMPSRYLSALFGHEGPTSILTVLKKRGWSSKLSAGNKFEARGIELFDIDVDLTEKGVDHVDDIVKLIFQYVNMLRREGPQEWFHDENSNISAMQFQFKDKGSPLDYVYRLSSHMITFELEHVLTAEYLIREWKPDLIVELLSYFRPDNMRVTVVSKIFQNKTDTVDKYYGTPYSIMKIPTETLNEWKKDDLCEDLKMPSKNEFVATDFNLVPIDKNEPGHPHIIHDSFLLRCWFKTDTEFRFPKAFVSIDFFSHIVMTDPFHCNIMSLFVRLFNEDFSEYTWDATRASLNLIIQPSSYGFKMQLSGFNHKLHILLKKTIDKLLTFKINPQRFEILKEEKIRDLKNIDMEQPYHSAMRYNSVVLSEDAWTPNELLAAIDDVKIEHIEEFIEKFLSQMFMESLVYGNIDKPKALELIQILEKPFLGRDGFRRLLPRQMVRSREVRLEDRESALFETTSDHHSSSCVYIHLQCGVQSTLKNMIVGLFNEIIKESCFNTLRTQEQLGYIVFSSSSRSHGILNLRIIVQSDRTPMYVDSRIENYINTIEQLLMNMSEEEFNKYKDALAVKLLEKPKGLMKQAAVYQIEIDTQDYNFNRAQIEVEALKLIAKDDIIKFYNDQISQSGPERHKLAVHVRSTLKNTTAEEVDNSLMANNTIMIKDITDFKKKHQLYQLPNSFMPAGHTKSKL is encoded by the exons ATGCACTGTCTGAGGTCGATTGTGTTTTCATTGCTGTCTGTGCTGGCGATAGCTGTTTTTAATGTACACTGCAGCGATGTACCTCTACCCATCCAACGCCACGGCATGGTATACAAATATTCTCGTTTTTTCAGTCCATTAAAATCGTTAGCCATGTCTGAAAAAGTCGAGAGACGTATTGATGATATTGAAAAGTCTATTGGAGACTCGCGAATCTATCGGGGATTGGTGATGAAAAATGGTCTTACAGCTCTATTGATAAGTGATCCTGACACTGACAAATCTGCGGCGTCTCTATCAGTTGCAGTTG gtagtttgaGTGAACCTAAAGATTTGCCAGGTTTAGCTCATTTTTGTGAGCACATGCTGTTTTTGGgtacaaaaaaatatccaaCAGAAAATGAATTTACACAGTTTTTAACACAAAATGGTGGATCATACAATGCATATACCGCAAAtgatcatacaaattattatttttccaccaAGACAGAATCACTAAAACCATCATTGGACAg atttgctCAATTTTTCCTTGAACCTTTGTTTACAACAAGTGCAACTGAAAGAGAAATTGGTGCTGTCAATTCTgaacatgaaaaaaatgttgctGATGATTTTTGGCGTCTAGCTcagttagaaaaaaatgcaGCCGATCCAAATCATTCATATAACCAATTTGGAACag gtacaaAAGAGACATTATGGGATCTTCctaaatcaaaaaatgttaGCGTCCGTGATCAACTATTGGAGTTCCATTCTAAATGGTACTCTTctcatttaatgtatttaactaTACTCGGAAAAG AGGATTTAAATACTTTGGAAGAATTGGCTGTATCTTTATTTGGAGACATTAAAAGAAAAGATGTAGAAAGACCATATTGGAATGATCCAATTTATAAAGAAGAACAACTGGCAACTAAGACTGTTGTAGTTCCAGTAAAAGATATTAGAGTGCTGTCTGTCAATTTTCTTATTCCAGATCAAAGCAAATATTATAGAAgcatg ccTAGCAGGTATTTGAGCGCTTTATTTGGTCATGAAGGTCCTACAAGtattttaacagttttaaaaaaaagaggATGGTCTAGTAAACTGTCAGCTGGCAATAAATTTGAAGCTAGGGGAATTGAGCTTTTTGATATTGATGTGGATTTAACAGAAAAAGGAGTTGATCATGTTGATgacattgttaaattaatttttcaa TATGTGAATATGTTAAGACGTGAAGGACCCCAAGAATGGTTCCATGATGAAAACAGTAATATTAGTGCAATGCAATTTCAATTTAAAGATAAAGGTTCACCTTTAGATTATGTTTATCGGTTGTCTTCTCATATGATT ACTTTTGAATTAGAACATGTCCTAACAGCTGAATATTTAATACGAGAATGGAAACCTGATTTAATAGTAGAACTTTTATCTTACTTCAGACCAGATAATATGAG agTTACAGTAGtttccaaaatatttcaaaacaaaacagATACTGTAGACAAATATTATGGAACACCATACTCAATAATGAAAATACCAACAGAGACTttgaat gaATGGAAAAAAGATGATTTATGTGAAGATTTAAAAATGCCATCAAAGAATGAATTTGTTGCTACAGATTTTAATTTAGTGccaattgataaaaat gaACCAGGTCATCCACATATTATTCATGATTCATTTCTTTTGAGATGTTGGTTTAAAACAGACACAGAATTTAGATTCCCTAAAGCATTTGtttcaattgattttttcaG cCACATTGTAATGACTGATCCATTCCATTGCAATATTATGAGTCTTTTTGTGAGATTATTTAATGAAGATTTTTCTGAATATACATGGGATGCAACCAGGGCTAGTCTAAATTTAATCATACAACCAAGTAGTTATGGCTTCaag atgcaATTGAGTGGATTTAATcacaagttacatattttactgAAGAAAACTATTGATAAGCTTTTGACTTTCAAGATTAATCCACAACGCTTTGAAATTCTTAAAGAAGAA aaaattagggatttgaaaaatattgatatggAACAACCTTATCATAGTGCAATGAGGTATAATTCTGTCGTTTTATCAGAGGATGCATGGACACCTAATGAATTACTAGCTGCTATCGATG acgtTAAGATTGAACACATTGAGGAATTTATTGAAAAGTTCCTCTCCCAAATGTTTATGGAATCATTAGTATATGGTAACATAGATAAACct AAAGCATTAGAACTTATACAAATACTAGAAAAACCATTTTTGGGTCGAGATGGATTCCGTAGATTACTACCTCGTCAAATGGTTAGGTCAAGAGAAGTACGACTTGAAGATC GTGAAAGTGCATTATTCGAAACAACAAGTGATCATCACAGCAGTTCATgtgtttatatacatttacaatgTGGTGTTCAgtctacattaaaaaatatgatagttGGCCTATTCAACGAAATTATCAAAGAGTCATGTTTTAACACCCTACGAACacag GAACAACTTGGTTACATAGTGTTTAGTTCGTCAAGCAGAAGTCATGGAATACTGAATTTGCGTATTATTGTACAATCTGACCGTACTCCAATGTATGTTGACTCTAGAATAGAAAACTATATAAACACTATTGAG caattattaatgaatatgtCTGAAGAAGAATTTAACAAGTACAAAGATGCTTTAGCTGTTAAACTGTTAGAAAAGCCAAAGGGCTTGATGAAACAAGCAGCTGTCTATCAGATAGAAATTGACACACAAGACTACAATTTCAACCGAGCTCAAATCGAAGTAGAAGCATTAAAATTAATCGCCaaagatgatattattaaattttataat GATCAAATCAGCCAATCTGGGCCAGAAAGACATAAGTTAGCGGTACATGTCAGATCTACATTAAAGAATACAACTGCGGAAGAAGTGGATAATAGTTTGATGGCCAACAat ACCATTATGATTAAGGATATAACCGACTTTAAGAAGAAGCATCAACTGTATCAATTGCCAAACTCATTTATGCCTGCTGGACACACAAAATCCaagttgtaa
- the LOC132942543 gene encoding insulin-degrading enzyme isoform X2 — MSEKVERRIDDIEKSIGDSRIYRGLVMKNGLTALLISDPDTDKSAASLSVAVGSLSEPKDLPGLAHFCEHMLFLGTKKYPTENEFTQFLTQNGGSYNAYTANDHTNYYFSTKTESLKPSLDRFAQFFLEPLFTTSATEREIGAVNSEHEKNVADDFWRLAQLEKNAADPNHSYNQFGTGTKETLWDLPKSKNVSVRDQLLEFHSKWYSSHLMYLTILGKEDLNTLEELAVSLFGDIKRKDVERPYWNDPIYKEEQLATKTVVVPVKDIRVLSVNFLIPDQSKYYRSMPSRYLSALFGHEGPTSILTVLKKRGWSSKLSAGNKFEARGIELFDIDVDLTEKGVDHVDDIVKLIFQYVNMLRREGPQEWFHDENSNISAMQFQFKDKGSPLDYVYRLSSHMITFELEHVLTAEYLIREWKPDLIVELLSYFRPDNMRVTVVSKIFQNKTDTVDKYYGTPYSIMKIPTETLNEWKKDDLCEDLKMPSKNEFVATDFNLVPIDKNEPGHPHIIHDSFLLRCWFKTDTEFRFPKAFVSIDFFSHIVMTDPFHCNIMSLFVRLFNEDFSEYTWDATRASLNLIIQPSSYGFKMQLSGFNHKLHILLKKTIDKLLTFKINPQRFEILKEEKIRDLKNIDMEQPYHSAMRYNSVVLSEDAWTPNELLAAIDDVKIEHIEEFIEKFLSQMFMESLVYGNIDKPKALELIQILEKPFLGRDGFRRLLPRQMVRSREVRLEDRESALFETTSDHHSSSCVYIHLQCGVQSTLKNMIVGLFNEIIKESCFNTLRTQEQLGYIVFSSSSRSHGILNLRIIVQSDRTPMYVDSRIENYINTIEQLLMNMSEEEFNKYKDALAVKLLEKPKGLMKQAAVYQIEIDTQDYNFNRAQIEVEALKLIAKDDIIKFYNDQISQSGPERHKLAVHVRSTLKNTTAEEVDNSLMANNTIMIKDITDFKKKHQLYQLPNSFMPAGHTKSKL; from the exons ATGTCTGAAAAAGTCGAGAGACGTATTGATGATATTGAAAAGTCTATTGGAGACTCGCGAATCTATCGGGGATTGGTGATGAAAAATGGTCTTACAGCTCTATTGATAAGTGATCCTGACACTGACAAATCTGCGGCGTCTCTATCAGTTGCAGTTG gtagtttgaGTGAACCTAAAGATTTGCCAGGTTTAGCTCATTTTTGTGAGCACATGCTGTTTTTGGgtacaaaaaaatatccaaCAGAAAATGAATTTACACAGTTTTTAACACAAAATGGTGGATCATACAATGCATATACCGCAAAtgatcatacaaattattatttttccaccaAGACAGAATCACTAAAACCATCATTGGACAg atttgctCAATTTTTCCTTGAACCTTTGTTTACAACAAGTGCAACTGAAAGAGAAATTGGTGCTGTCAATTCTgaacatgaaaaaaatgttgctGATGATTTTTGGCGTCTAGCTcagttagaaaaaaatgcaGCCGATCCAAATCATTCATATAACCAATTTGGAACag gtacaaAAGAGACATTATGGGATCTTCctaaatcaaaaaatgttaGCGTCCGTGATCAACTATTGGAGTTCCATTCTAAATGGTACTCTTctcatttaatgtatttaactaTACTCGGAAAAG AGGATTTAAATACTTTGGAAGAATTGGCTGTATCTTTATTTGGAGACATTAAAAGAAAAGATGTAGAAAGACCATATTGGAATGATCCAATTTATAAAGAAGAACAACTGGCAACTAAGACTGTTGTAGTTCCAGTAAAAGATATTAGAGTGCTGTCTGTCAATTTTCTTATTCCAGATCAAAGCAAATATTATAGAAgcatg ccTAGCAGGTATTTGAGCGCTTTATTTGGTCATGAAGGTCCTACAAGtattttaacagttttaaaaaaaagaggATGGTCTAGTAAACTGTCAGCTGGCAATAAATTTGAAGCTAGGGGAATTGAGCTTTTTGATATTGATGTGGATTTAACAGAAAAAGGAGTTGATCATGTTGATgacattgttaaattaatttttcaa TATGTGAATATGTTAAGACGTGAAGGACCCCAAGAATGGTTCCATGATGAAAACAGTAATATTAGTGCAATGCAATTTCAATTTAAAGATAAAGGTTCACCTTTAGATTATGTTTATCGGTTGTCTTCTCATATGATT ACTTTTGAATTAGAACATGTCCTAACAGCTGAATATTTAATACGAGAATGGAAACCTGATTTAATAGTAGAACTTTTATCTTACTTCAGACCAGATAATATGAG agTTACAGTAGtttccaaaatatttcaaaacaaaacagATACTGTAGACAAATATTATGGAACACCATACTCAATAATGAAAATACCAACAGAGACTttgaat gaATGGAAAAAAGATGATTTATGTGAAGATTTAAAAATGCCATCAAAGAATGAATTTGTTGCTACAGATTTTAATTTAGTGccaattgataaaaat gaACCAGGTCATCCACATATTATTCATGATTCATTTCTTTTGAGATGTTGGTTTAAAACAGACACAGAATTTAGATTCCCTAAAGCATTTGtttcaattgattttttcaG cCACATTGTAATGACTGATCCATTCCATTGCAATATTATGAGTCTTTTTGTGAGATTATTTAATGAAGATTTTTCTGAATATACATGGGATGCAACCAGGGCTAGTCTAAATTTAATCATACAACCAAGTAGTTATGGCTTCaag atgcaATTGAGTGGATTTAATcacaagttacatattttactgAAGAAAACTATTGATAAGCTTTTGACTTTCAAGATTAATCCACAACGCTTTGAAATTCTTAAAGAAGAA aaaattagggatttgaaaaatattgatatggAACAACCTTATCATAGTGCAATGAGGTATAATTCTGTCGTTTTATCAGAGGATGCATGGACACCTAATGAATTACTAGCTGCTATCGATG acgtTAAGATTGAACACATTGAGGAATTTATTGAAAAGTTCCTCTCCCAAATGTTTATGGAATCATTAGTATATGGTAACATAGATAAACct AAAGCATTAGAACTTATACAAATACTAGAAAAACCATTTTTGGGTCGAGATGGATTCCGTAGATTACTACCTCGTCAAATGGTTAGGTCAAGAGAAGTACGACTTGAAGATC GTGAAAGTGCATTATTCGAAACAACAAGTGATCATCACAGCAGTTCATgtgtttatatacatttacaatgTGGTGTTCAgtctacattaaaaaatatgatagttGGCCTATTCAACGAAATTATCAAAGAGTCATGTTTTAACACCCTACGAACacag GAACAACTTGGTTACATAGTGTTTAGTTCGTCAAGCAGAAGTCATGGAATACTGAATTTGCGTATTATTGTACAATCTGACCGTACTCCAATGTATGTTGACTCTAGAATAGAAAACTATATAAACACTATTGAG caattattaatgaatatgtCTGAAGAAGAATTTAACAAGTACAAAGATGCTTTAGCTGTTAAACTGTTAGAAAAGCCAAAGGGCTTGATGAAACAAGCAGCTGTCTATCAGATAGAAATTGACACACAAGACTACAATTTCAACCGAGCTCAAATCGAAGTAGAAGCATTAAAATTAATCGCCaaagatgatattattaaattttataat GATCAAATCAGCCAATCTGGGCCAGAAAGACATAAGTTAGCGGTACATGTCAGATCTACATTAAAGAATACAACTGCGGAAGAAGTGGATAATAGTTTGATGGCCAACAat ACCATTATGATTAAGGATATAACCGACTTTAAGAAGAAGCATCAACTGTATCAATTGCCAAACTCATTTATGCCTGCTGGACACACAAAATCCaagttgtaa